A genome region from Terriglobia bacterium includes the following:
- a CDS encoding VWA domain-containing protein — MKSIVFPILLASLAAMVPAAAPVPQRDTVRADVNVVSIYFTVRDKRERLVTGLTKDAFKVVENGKPQQISFFADHNDLPMNVGVLLDTSTVMARTLGLEANAASQFFRTVMRPNDQGFLVSYAAHVETLQVPIEDAVRLADRAQDIRKGARIFDDGPLPTQGTPRTTQPFPIPGRLPVPVTMPPNIPDTSSLRVAKLYDAVNESVERFLSPEFGRKVLVIAALADDAHSESTLRDALKTLKENDVIAYVLEVQHAPRSGRDDCDIRHIFRNEDEFRISRLAVETGGRVIRVEGFEKMQAAFEQIADELHHQYSIGYRPANQDWDGAFRKVSIDAGKRFKVSARDGYYANLRH; from the coding sequence ATGAAATCCATCGTGTTTCCCATCCTGTTGGCAAGCTTGGCCGCTATGGTTCCCGCAGCGGCTCCCGTTCCCCAGCGGGATACGGTGCGCGCGGACGTGAATGTCGTCTCGATCTACTTCACGGTGAGGGATAAGCGCGAGCGTCTGGTGACCGGCCTCACAAAAGACGCTTTCAAGGTCGTTGAAAACGGGAAGCCACAGCAGATTTCATTTTTCGCGGATCACAACGATCTGCCGATGAATGTGGGCGTGCTCCTGGACACAAGCACGGTGATGGCCCGTACCCTCGGGCTCGAGGCGAACGCCGCCTCGCAGTTCTTCCGAACCGTGATGCGCCCGAACGATCAGGGCTTTCTCGTGAGCTATGCAGCGCATGTCGAAACGTTGCAGGTGCCGATCGAAGATGCGGTCCGTCTCGCAGACAGAGCCCAGGATATCCGGAAAGGCGCCCGCATTTTTGACGACGGTCCGCTGCCGACCCAGGGTACCCCGCGGACCACGCAGCCCTTTCCAATTCCCGGCAGGCTTCCGGTGCCTGTTACGATGCCTCCGAACATTCCGGACACATCCAGCCTGCGGGTCGCGAAGTTGTATGACGCGGTGAATGAGTCGGTTGAACGCTTTCTCAGCCCGGAGTTCGGACGGAAAGTCCTCGTCATCGCAGCGCTCGCGGATGATGCGCACAGCGAAAGCACGCTGAGGGATGCCCTGAAGACACTCAAAGAAAACGACGTCATCGCGTATGTTCTCGAAGTCCAACATGCGCCGCGAAGCGGCCGTGACGATTGCGATATCCGTCACATCTTCCGGAACGAAGACGAATTCCGCATCTCACGTCTGGCCGTCGAAACCGGAGGACGCGTCATCCGTGTGGAAGGATTCGAGAAAATGCAGGCGGCTTTCGAGCAGATTGCCGACGAACTGCATCATCAATACAGTATCGGTTATCGGCCCGCGAATCAGGACTGGGATGGCGCCTTCCGCAAGGTCAGCATCGACGCCGGAAAGCGTTTCAAGGTTTCTGCGCGCGACGGGTATTACGCCAATCTCCGCCACTGA
- a CDS encoding Fic family protein yields the protein MSIEQVTALLDGKRVAGFRKDILEAQNANAAYDQATDFEPYSISSLRRAHAVLMNGIIPDAGKWRTGSIGIMKGSRVSHVAPKAQYVQGLVKELLLFVRKSKSTPLISSSVFHHEFEVIHPFSDGNGRMGRLWQHVLLVRFHPVFEYVAVESIVRERQKDYYRALEETDRSADSTVFVEFMLRAILDGTQGLLSELRVEAVVPEDRLQAARDRFQREWFSRKDYQSFFVRLSAPTASRDLRLGTIEKILERKGDKALTRYRFK from the coding sequence TTGTCTATTGAGCAGGTAACGGCATTGCTCGATGGGAAACGCGTCGCCGGATTTCGGAAGGATATCCTCGAAGCGCAGAACGCCAATGCCGCCTATGATCAAGCCACGGATTTTGAGCCGTACTCGATCTCGTCTCTCCGTCGAGCACACGCAGTTCTCATGAACGGAATCATTCCGGATGCCGGCAAATGGCGGACCGGCAGCATCGGGATCATGAAGGGATCGAGGGTTTCTCACGTCGCTCCCAAAGCTCAGTACGTTCAGGGATTGGTGAAGGAACTGCTCTTATTTGTCAGAAAATCGAAATCAACACCACTCATTTCCTCGTCGGTCTTTCACCACGAATTCGAGGTCATTCATCCGTTTTCGGATGGAAATGGGCGAATGGGCCGGCTTTGGCAGCACGTCTTGTTGGTGCGGTTTCACCCCGTCTTCGAGTATGTCGCTGTGGAATCGATCGTTCGCGAGCGGCAGAAGGATTATTACCGGGCCCTGGAAGAAACCGATCGCAGCGCCGACTCAACCGTCTTTGTCGAATTCATGCTCAGGGCGATATTGGACGGCACCCAAGGCTTGTTGAGTGAATTGCGCGTGGAGGCCGTTGTGCCTGAAGATCGGCTACAAGCTGCCCGTGACCGGTTTCAACGGGAGTGGTTTTCGCGGAAAGACTATCAGTCCTTCTTTGTCAGGCTCTCCGCACCCACCGCCAGCCGCGATCTGAGACTGGGAACCATCGAGAAAATACTCGAAAGAAAGGGCGACAAGGCTCTCACGCGATACCGGTTCAAGTGA
- a CDS encoding amidohydrolase family protein, whose protein sequence is MTVYEADWICPVSSPPVRGGCIAVENGRILAAPPANAPGVVRFPGCAIIPGFVNAHSHIELTILRGYLDDLPFGDWIPRLTHAKYKVLSRADLLASARLGAIEMLRAGVTCLGEVMDLGTAWTAMGEFGLQGIAYQEVFGPAESQADDAIAGLREKLDRYRPDEQATLRLGVSPHAPFTVSAKLYRAVDELARRERLPLTTHIGESEDEGLFVRRGAGIFAERWAERGIPVEPPGCSPLAYLAQLGLLRPETLLVHAVDLEDADLQLLRESRPSLVHCPKSNAKLAHGIARLSEMRETGISIGLGTDSVASNNAVDMFEEMRSAVFQQRARTKQFEALNAQAAFRMATLGGAECLGLGDQLGSLDAGKRADFVVIDLSDIALQPVFDPIEAMVYSASRHNVRATYVGGREMKPDVSSILEDVKTAAGKLATKGIARLYRNQTVLAADDADDADGGAS, encoded by the coding sequence ATGACGGTTTACGAAGCCGACTGGATCTGCCCGGTCTCATCTCCACCGGTTCGCGGCGGCTGCATCGCGGTGGAAAACGGACGGATCCTTGCGGCGCCGCCGGCGAATGCACCGGGCGTTGTCCGGTTTCCCGGATGCGCCATCATTCCAGGCTTCGTCAATGCGCATTCGCATATCGAACTCACTATTTTACGCGGCTACCTCGATGATCTGCCGTTCGGGGACTGGATTCCGCGGCTGACCCACGCGAAATACAAAGTGCTTTCGCGCGCCGACCTGCTCGCATCGGCGCGCCTGGGAGCGATCGAAATGTTGCGCGCAGGCGTGACGTGTCTCGGCGAAGTGATGGATCTCGGCACGGCCTGGACCGCGATGGGGGAGTTCGGGCTTCAGGGCATCGCTTATCAGGAAGTCTTCGGACCGGCCGAATCCCAGGCCGATGACGCCATCGCCGGCCTCAGGGAAAAGCTGGACCGTTACCGTCCGGACGAACAGGCGACGCTGCGCCTTGGAGTTTCGCCACACGCGCCCTTCACGGTTTCGGCGAAACTTTATCGCGCGGTCGACGAGCTTGCACGCCGGGAGCGTCTCCCATTGACGACGCACATCGGCGAATCCGAAGACGAAGGTCTGTTTGTCCGCCGGGGCGCCGGGATTTTCGCGGAACGCTGGGCTGAGCGGGGCATTCCGGTAGAGCCGCCGGGCTGCAGTCCGCTGGCGTATCTCGCGCAACTCGGGTTGCTGCGTCCAGAAACGCTTCTGGTGCATGCGGTCGATCTGGAAGACGCGGATCTGCAGCTTCTCCGCGAAAGCCGGCCGTCGTTGGTGCATTGCCCGAAGTCGAATGCGAAGCTCGCTCACGGGATCGCCCGGCTGTCGGAAATGCGGGAAACCGGGATTTCGATCGGCCTGGGCACAGACAGCGTCGCCAGCAACAACGCCGTCGATATGTTCGAGGAAATGCGGTCGGCGGTTTTCCAGCAGCGCGCCCGCACGAAACAATTCGAGGCCCTCAATGCGCAAGCGGCATTCCGGATGGCCACGCTTGGCGGCGCCGAGTGCCTGGGTTTAGGCGATCAGCTGGGCAGTCTGGATGCCGGGAAGCGTGCCGATTTTGTGGTTATCGATTTGAGCGATATTGCGTTGCAGCCGGTATTTGACCCTATTGAAGCGATGGTTTACTCGGCTTCGCGGCACAACGTTCGCGCGACATATGTAGGTGGTCGTGAGATGAAACCGGATGTGTCCTCGATTTTAGAGGACGTCAAAACAGCGGCTGGGAAATTAGCCACCAAAGGCATAGCGCGGCTATACCGCAATCAAACTGTTTTAGCCGCAGATGACGCGGATGACGCAGATGGGGGCGCATCATGA
- a CDS encoding type II secretion system protein GspG has product MNRALHFSYGCVRPALGFALLIACLALCSCTANRLSHDEARKKISEIGRSKLIPDAIEIRRIVSQSENEAIAEATITLAFQFKRATANAEWKVEAVRLGDRDWISLDELLAAINDGRRRTTAQSMQVLTAGIEKYRAMNGMLPNAKDIVGLTDILSPTYMAQLVREDGWGQPIIYELTGPSTFRLVSRGADGRVGTADDIVMENGRTLTP; this is encoded by the coding sequence ATGAATCGGGCCTTACACTTCAGTTACGGCTGCGTCCGGCCGGCCTTGGGCTTCGCCCTGCTGATCGCCTGTCTCGCCCTTTGTTCCTGCACCGCTAACCGCCTTTCCCACGATGAAGCGCGCAAGAAAATCTCCGAAATCGGCCGTTCGAAGCTGATTCCAGATGCAATCGAAATCCGGCGCATCGTCTCACAGAGCGAAAACGAAGCCATCGCTGAGGCGACCATCACGCTGGCTTTCCAGTTCAAGCGCGCCACCGCCAATGCCGAGTGGAAGGTCGAAGCCGTCCGCCTCGGCGACCGCGACTGGATCAGCCTTGACGAACTGCTCGCGGCCATCAATGACGGCCGCCGCCGCACCACGGCACAATCGATGCAGGTACTGACGGCAGGAATCGAAAAATACCGCGCCATGAACGGCATGCTGCCCAATGCGAAGGATATTGTGGGGCTGACCGACATCTTGAGTCCCACCTATATGGCTCAGCTTGTACGCGAAGACGGCTGGGGTCAGCCCATCATCTATGAACTAACAGGCCCATCCACGTTCCGGCTCGTTTCACGAGGAGCGGACGGTAGAGTTGGTACGGCGGACGACATCGTGATGGAAAACGGGCGAACTCTTACGCCGTGA
- the mazG gene encoding nucleoside triphosphate pyrophosphohydrolase has protein sequence MAGNTGSKFEKLVEIMATLRGPAGCPWDKQQDFNSLKPMLVEEVYEVLEAIENNDPDGVSEELGDLLLHVVFHSQLGREAGQFDIDTVIGKISEKLVRRHPHVFGNESASTPEEVIKNWEAIKAQEKAEKLKNRTPEQRSLLEGIPSKLPAIHEAHQISARVARVGFDWPDVEGIFDKLEEEVRELKEVIENDSEDDKRARLEDEIGDMLFCIVNIARFLKIDSESALKRANRKFKSRFQYMERQLAGQGKSLDQTSLNEMEALWQKAKLQP, from the coding sequence ATGGCCGGAAACACAGGCTCAAAGTTCGAGAAACTGGTCGAAATCATGGCGACGCTGCGCGGGCCGGCCGGCTGTCCCTGGGACAAACAGCAGGACTTCAACTCGTTGAAACCGATGCTCGTCGAAGAGGTCTACGAGGTCCTCGAAGCCATCGAGAACAACGATCCCGACGGCGTGTCCGAGGAACTCGGCGACCTGCTGCTGCATGTCGTCTTTCACTCGCAGCTCGGCAGGGAAGCCGGGCAGTTCGATATCGATACCGTCATCGGCAAAATCTCCGAGAAGCTCGTTCGACGTCATCCGCACGTCTTCGGGAATGAATCCGCTTCGACGCCGGAAGAGGTCATCAAAAACTGGGAAGCCATCAAGGCGCAGGAAAAGGCGGAGAAGCTGAAGAACCGCACGCCGGAACAGCGCTCGCTGCTCGAAGGGATCCCCAGCAAGCTGCCGGCGATCCATGAGGCCCATCAGATCTCCGCACGCGTGGCGCGCGTCGGTTTTGACTGGCCGGATGTCGAAGGCATCTTCGACAAGCTCGAGGAAGAAGTGCGCGAGCTGAAGGAAGTGATCGAGAACGACAGTGAAGACGACAAGCGCGCCCGGCTGGAAGACGAGATCGGCGACATGCTGTTCTGCATTGTGAACATCGCGCGCTTTTTGAAGATCGACTCCGAGTCGGCGTTGAAACGCGCAAACCGTAAATTCAAATCGCGGTTTCAATACATGGAGAGGCAGCTCGCCGGGCAGGGAAAGAGCCTCGATCAGACCTCACTGAATGAAATGGAAGCGCTATGGCAGAAGGCCAAACTTCAACCATAA
- the bshB1 gene encoding bacillithiol biosynthesis deacetylase BshB1 yields MENVDVLTIAAHPDDIELTCAGTLIKMVDKGYSVGILDLTQGEMGTRGTPEIRAREAEAARVAIGARWRERLNFGDSRLTASIENRFALAEKIREARPRTVVLPYWEARHPDHYTAATLGYEACYAAGLKQLPVAGQPHRPKKIIYASMYWEVKSSFFVDITAQWERKLAAIKCFGSQFAGDLRDITELYPAWGKLVDRITTQCKYFGHLMGVEYAEPFVVKESMAVDDIVTLPVDSV; encoded by the coding sequence GTGGAAAACGTAGACGTTCTGACGATTGCTGCCCATCCGGACGACATCGAACTGACTTGCGCCGGAACCCTCATCAAAATGGTCGATAAAGGGTATTCGGTTGGCATTCTCGACCTCACACAAGGCGAAATGGGAACCCGCGGTACTCCGGAAATCCGCGCCCGGGAAGCTGAAGCGGCGCGCGTTGCGATCGGGGCCAGGTGGCGCGAACGCTTGAACTTCGGGGATTCGCGGCTCACGGCATCGATCGAAAACCGCTTCGCGCTGGCCGAAAAAATTCGCGAAGCGAGGCCCCGGACCGTCGTCCTGCCTTATTGGGAGGCCCGCCATCCCGACCATTACACGGCCGCAACTCTCGGCTACGAAGCCTGTTACGCCGCCGGCCTCAAGCAACTGCCGGTCGCTGGACAGCCGCACCGGCCCAAGAAGATCATTTACGCGTCGATGTATTGGGAAGTGAAGTCCTCGTTTTTTGTCGACATTACCGCGCAGTGGGAGCGGAAGCTGGCCGCGATCAAATGTTTCGGTTCCCAGTTCGCAGGCGATCTCCGTGATATCACAGAGCTTTACCCGGCCTGGGGCAAGCTGGTCGACCGCATTACAACCCAGTGCAAGTATTTCGGCCACCTGATGGGAGTCGAATATGCTGAGCCCTTCGTGGTGAAGGAATCCATGGCGGTCGACGACATCGTCACGCTGCCGGTGGACTCCGTGTAA
- the menC gene encoding o-succinylbenzoate synthase, with amino-acid sequence MRLLHPFETSFGATQDRHIILVKTADGGQAGWGEVTAAEGPFYSYETWETAWHVLRDYIIPGVIGRELDGAAGFGELVRGIRGHNMAKAGVETALWDLEARRRNLPLWKMLGGTRDRIDCGVSIGIQPSIGKLLEKIDTEVKAGYRRIKIKIKPGWDVEVIRQVREAFPSIALMGDANSAYTLADVDVFQKMDHYNLMMFEQPLHYEDMIDHAELQRQIATPICLDESIHSAEDARKAIRIGACRIINIKLGRVGGHREVRAVHDVCRDAGVPVWCGGMLESGIGRAHNVALSSLENFSLPGDVSASKRYWSEDIVDPPVEVSADGRIAQSDGPGIGYRVKEDLIERLTVRSQVFSA; translated from the coding sequence ATGCGGCTCCTTCATCCTTTCGAAACGAGTTTCGGTGCGACGCAGGACCGCCACATCATTTTAGTGAAGACGGCCGATGGCGGGCAGGCCGGCTGGGGGGAAGTCACGGCCGCCGAGGGCCCGTTCTACAGCTACGAAACCTGGGAAACCGCGTGGCACGTGCTGCGCGATTACATCATTCCAGGCGTCATCGGAAGGGAATTGGACGGTGCCGCGGGATTCGGCGAGCTGGTTCGCGGCATTCGCGGCCACAACATGGCGAAGGCCGGAGTGGAAACGGCGTTGTGGGATCTTGAAGCGCGGCGCCGCAACCTTCCCTTATGGAAAATGCTCGGTGGAACGCGTGATCGTATTGATTGCGGAGTTTCCATTGGCATCCAACCGTCGATCGGCAAGCTGCTCGAGAAAATCGACACGGAAGTGAAGGCCGGCTACCGCCGTATCAAGATCAAAATCAAACCGGGATGGGATGTCGAAGTGATCCGTCAGGTACGCGAAGCGTTCCCGTCGATTGCGTTGATGGGCGATGCCAATTCGGCATATACGCTTGCGGATGTGGACGTTTTCCAGAAAATGGACCACTACAACCTCATGATGTTCGAACAGCCGCTCCACTATGAGGACATGATCGATCACGCCGAGCTTCAGCGGCAGATTGCGACGCCGATCTGCCTGGATGAATCGATCCATTCGGCCGAAGATGCGCGCAAGGCGATCCGGATCGGCGCCTGCCGGATCATCAACATCAAGCTCGGCCGCGTCGGCGGCCACCGCGAGGTGCGCGCCGTTCACGATGTTTGCCGCGATGCCGGCGTGCCGGTGTGGTGCGGCGGGATGCTGGAGTCGGGAATCGGCCGGGCACATAACGTGGCCTTGTCCAGTCTGGAGAACTTCTCGCTGCCGGGGGATGTCTCCGCCAGCAAGCGTTACTGGAGCGAAGACATCGTCGATCCGCCGGTCGAGGTTTCGGCGGATGGGCGGATCGCGCAATCGGACGGCCCGGGCATTGGCTATCGCGTCAAAGAGGATCTGATCGAACGGCTCACCGTGCGCTCACAGGTTTTTTCCGCATGA
- a CDS encoding bifunctional riboflavin kinase/FAD synthetase, whose protein sequence is MKVVTSLAEAAISQASVVSIGNFDGLHLGHRRILETVVKRSRELGVQAAAMTFSPHPIRFLAPDRAPRMISTLDQRVRLIESTGIDLLFIAKFDLPFSRLLPEEFVRQYLIDGFHARSVCVGGNFNFGYKQRGSIETLRQFKPDFEIIEVPAVRVRGTIVSSSRIRELVGAGRVSKACRLLGRWIGIEGKIVSGAGRGRTMKVPTLNLEPANELIPAAGVYITRIALDNGRMLDAVTNIGTRPTFNETSLTVETFVLNAPVPEDAVTAQLDFLHRLRDERKFDSPEELRAQIAIDVRRAEKFFRRV, encoded by the coding sequence ATGAAAGTTGTCACCTCATTGGCCGAGGCCGCTATCTCGCAGGCATCGGTCGTCAGCATCGGGAACTTCGACGGCCTTCATCTCGGGCATCGCCGGATCCTCGAAACCGTGGTGAAGCGGTCCCGCGAGCTGGGTGTCCAGGCGGCCGCGATGACGTTTTCTCCGCACCCGATACGGTTTCTGGCGCCGGACCGGGCCCCCCGCATGATCAGCACGCTGGATCAGAGGGTCCGGCTGATCGAGAGCACCGGCATCGATCTGCTGTTTATCGCGAAGTTCGATCTGCCGTTTTCCCGTCTGCTGCCCGAAGAATTTGTCCGGCAGTACCTGATCGATGGATTCCATGCCCGTTCGGTTTGCGTCGGCGGAAACTTCAATTTCGGATACAAACAGCGGGGCTCGATCGAAACGCTGCGGCAGTTCAAGCCGGATTTCGAAATCATCGAAGTGCCTGCGGTTCGCGTGCGGGGCACGATCGTCAGCAGTTCCCGGATCCGCGAACTCGTGGGCGCCGGACGCGTATCGAAAGCCTGCCGCCTGCTTGGCCGCTGGATCGGGATTGAGGGCAAGATCGTCTCCGGCGCCGGCCGCGGCCGGACAATGAAGGTTCCAACCTTGAATCTCGAGCCGGCCAACGAGTTAATTCCGGCGGCCGGCGTCTACATCACGCGGATCGCGCTGGATAACGGCCGGATGCTCGATGCGGTTACGAACATCGGCACGCGTCCAACCTTCAACGAAACGTCGCTGACCGTCGAAACGTTTGTATTGAATGCTCCGGTGCCGGAAGACGCAGTCACGGCCCAGCTCGATTTTCTGCACCGTCTCCGCGACGAGCGAAAATTTGATTCGCCGGAAGAACTGCGCGCACAGATCGCGATCGATGTCCGCCGCGCGGAAAAGTTTTTCCGCAGGGTGTGA
- a CDS encoding glutaredoxin family protein, which yields MENLIQIDIYSRPGCHLCDDAKGVIERVQARFPFALRVINIESDPALEKAYGEQIPVVFINGNKAFKYHVDEHELLEKVKRLWKT from the coding sequence ATGGAAAATCTCATCCAGATTGATATTTACTCCCGGCCGGGCTGCCACCTGTGCGACGACGCCAAGGGTGTGATCGAACGGGTTCAGGCCCGCTTCCCGTTTGCGCTCCGTGTCATCAACATCGAGTCCGATCCCGCACTCGAAAAGGCGTACGGCGAGCAGATCCCGGTGGTCTTTATCAACGGGAACAAAGCTTTCAAATACCATGTCGACGAACATGAACTCCTCGAAAAGGTGAAGCGACTGTGGAAAACGTAG
- the ribA gene encoding GTP cyclohydrolase II, producing the protein MNVIREAQGRQAAAATKVAETGLPTEDYGTFRLFGFESSDKSESVVALVRGDLAAEKTPLVRIHSQCLTGDVFGSGRCDCGAQLHLALEKIAKCETGILIYQLQEGRGIGLMNKLLAYELQDSGHDTVEANRHLGFEADQRNYDLCAEVLRSFAVTGVRLMSNNPRKIEALEHAGIHVVERVPIEIQPSDSTKVYLQTKKAKLGHLLSKV; encoded by the coding sequence ATGAATGTCATTCGCGAAGCGCAAGGCCGACAGGCCGCAGCCGCAACTAAAGTCGCGGAAACAGGCCTCCCCACCGAGGATTACGGCACGTTCCGCCTCTTCGGCTTCGAATCGTCCGACAAATCCGAAAGCGTCGTTGCCCTGGTCCGCGGCGATCTCGCTGCCGAGAAAACGCCGCTCGTCCGTATTCATTCCCAATGTCTTACCGGCGATGTCTTCGGCTCCGGACGATGCGACTGCGGGGCGCAACTCCATCTGGCTCTCGAAAAGATTGCCAAATGCGAGACGGGCATCCTGATTTACCAGCTTCAGGAAGGCCGCGGTATCGGTCTCATGAATAAGCTCCTGGCATACGAACTTCAGGATTCGGGACACGACACGGTCGAGGCCAACCGCCACCTTGGATTTGAAGCGGATCAGCGCAACTATGACCTATGCGCCGAGGTGCTGCGCTCGTTTGCCGTCACCGGCGTGCGGCTGATGTCCAACAATCCCCGGAAAATCGAAGCTCTGGAGCATGCCGGCATCCACGTGGTCGAACGCGTCCCGATCGAGATACAGCCATCCGACAGCACCAAGGTTTACCTCCAGACGAAAAAGGCGAAACTCGGGCACTTGCTCTCGAAGGTGTAG
- a CDS encoding GNAT family N-acetyltransferase, which produces MAEGQTSTIIRPLTTFPEFERCVELQREAFGSSEVDLQPPRLYLVQTMIGGLVLGAFDGERMIGFLNSMPGIRAGKPYWHSHMLAVATDHRNAGIGAKLKLEQRAAALQRGIGLIQWTFDPLQAKNAWLNLEKLGVIVRRYQVELYGPLTSIQTDRLIAEWWLNEPRPRISPGDDVRRLYIPADVQALMRQSPSSFKDLLFRVREQFLKNFGDGYFVAGFERTGEWSAYLLIPGASRVYPAD; this is translated from the coding sequence ATGGCAGAAGGCCAAACTTCAACCATAATCCGGCCGCTCACCACGTTTCCTGAATTCGAAAGATGCGTCGAACTGCAGCGCGAAGCCTTCGGGTCGTCCGAGGTCGATCTGCAGCCCCCGCGCTTATATCTGGTCCAGACCATGATCGGCGGACTGGTCCTCGGCGCCTTTGACGGGGAACGGATGATCGGCTTCCTGAACTCGATGCCCGGGATCCGCGCCGGCAAACCGTACTGGCATTCGCACATGCTGGCCGTCGCAACCGATCACCGGAACGCCGGTATCGGCGCGAAGTTGAAGCTCGAACAGCGCGCCGCGGCGCTCCAGAGAGGCATCGGCCTGATCCAGTGGACGTTCGATCCGCTGCAGGCAAAGAACGCCTGGCTGAATCTCGAGAAACTGGGCGTCATTGTCCGCCGTTATCAGGTCGAACTCTATGGCCCGCTCACATCCATTCAAACCGACCGCTTGATTGCGGAATGGTGGTTGAACGAACCGCGTCCACGCATTTCACCCGGCGACGATGTGCGCCGGCTTTATATTCCGGCGGATGTTCAGGCCTTGATGCGGCAAAGTCCGTCGTCGTTCAAGGACCTTCTGTTTCGTGTCCGCGAACAATTCCTGAAAAACTTCGGGGATGGCTACTTCGTTGCCGGTTTCGAGCGCACCGGCGAATGGAGCGCCTATCTCCTGATCCCTGGGGCATCCCGTGTTTATCCAGCGGATTGA